attttgtaacattacGCGGTGATCCGATAAAAGTAGATGGAAGTATAACCATCTTTCCAATACGcccatttaaattatttgccatAGTTTGTAAATAATCTCTTAAACCTTGATATGTTTCAGTGCGTAATtctttttgatgatttttgcaataatttattctgtctttttcaatttttacataattgtctACGTTATTTCTTATATCATCAAAGTCTGGAAAaagtaagaatattaaatttttcgtgACGGCGCTCAGCAGGAACTGGCTCTCTAATTGGGCGAACCATAATTCTGGTTCCTCCGGCCAAAAAGGTGGTACTCGCACCGATACTCTGCCGATTTGTGCTGCGTCGGCGCCTGGCATATCGCCGGCCTTCTCTGATTGGCTCATTTGCTTTAACCAGTCGTCGGGGTCACCAGTTTATAGGCGTATTGCCTaatggattgtgttcgacttggttgaaattatgaaaccaatttcttagaaaaatataatttatttttcctcgtcagagaagtagagtaaatgtacaagttttgtttgatttgattgattgcgccagaggcgctCTCTCGGCAAAAGTGTAAGGCCGAgagtcaaaagaaaaattgacgggcgcggtaagaaattaccggccgcgtcttagtgtgttgaacgggtcctaaaaaggacggttcaattgagttagctcgttgcagcccctttcccggcgtcggtggaactccgttcgggaagtggtcttccgtctgacaactgctctctgagcaggctctgagCGGTGAAGTCTGTACTGCTACGGAACGAGTCTCTGAGGTGCTGGTGGTagcaaccgtctcggctctcggaattgcggattgctccgtgtaccgaggagagagaggtctccgaattcggatgtcgccttgtgtaagagtgtcccttggtggtcgagtcaaccggacgcagaactctagtggaattaatttccaaactagagactgaggaggtgacggcgaaagtggagtatccgcgggccgcttggttgaaatgtgcggccgatgctgggactctgttttctttttacgcgccttgcgaggcagcgtgaggaaaactgcgagactatgtgtctctggttagattctgccgaggcagagtacgactcagttcaagggccctggagagagctcgccttgaagcgagtgagtgagtaaagatctgcggagcagctcttttatatcccttcgatcgaagcttgatcgcgagaaagctcttcaccgcctgcgcaacctggcggtgtcTCCGCAAGCTCATAATCGTAGACGGCCTGCGGcacgtagcggcgccgcggcgtattataccgcgtcagtgcagcggtgtggtggtgagccgccacaggaCCCCCTTGGCAGTTTTTAAGCCTGGAAACGCACGGTTGGTTTTGAAGTTCTGCCGCTCCTCGTCTTGTTGGTTGCGGAGGGCTTTGGTTGGTCGGCTGGTGTTGGTTCGATTGGCTGCTCATCGTCGTCCAACGTGTAAGCCGGTTTCAATCGGTCAATCGAGACGTTGATTGGCTTGCCGTTGACCAATAGCCTGTAGACTTTGTCGTTTCTGCTTAAAACGTTAAATGGTCCGTCGTATGGTTGCTGTAACGCTCTGGTCGGGCAATCGTGTCTGACGAAAACTTTTTCCGATGTGGCCAGGTCCTTGTGTACGAAGGTGCTGCGGTGGCCATGGCGTCGTAAGTGTGGACGGAGtttgttcattttttcttgtaaatgaCGGACAAACTCGTCCGTTGGCTGCTCGTTACTGGTTTGGTCCAAAAATTGTCCGGGAATCCGAATGGTCTCTCCGAAAACTAATTCTACTGGTGTGGCTCCGATGTCCTCTTTTACTGCGGCGCGGATGCCTAATAAAATGACTGGAAGAATTTGCGTCCATGCTTCTGTTTCGTGGCTTTTGATAGCCGCTTTGAGTTGCCGGTGTAGTCTTTCTACCATGCCATTGGCTGCCGGGTGATACGCGGTAGTTCGGATGTGTTGCGATCCGGTCAGTCTGGCCAACTGCTTAAATAGTTCCGACTCAAACTGCCGTCCCTGGTCCGTGGTGATTCGTGCCGGCGCTCCGAAACGCGCAATCCAGTTTTCGAATAAGAGGCGAGCCATCGTTTCTGCGGTGATGTCGGACATCGGGTATGCCTCTGGCCATCGTGTGAACCTGTCAATGATTGTGAGGCAGTATTTCTTCCCTCGAGATGGAGGTAAAGGTCCGACGATGTCCATATGTATATGCTGGAACCTGCTGGTAGGCCCCAAGTAATTTCCTGTTGGTGAAACGGTGTGTCGGTGGACCTTTGATTTCTGGCAGGGAACGCAAGCCTGCGCCCATCTGCGGCAATCCTTTTTTATTCCGGTCCACACGAAGCGCTGCGTGATTAGTTTGACGGTGGTTTTTATCCCGGTGTGCGCAAGTCCGTGCAAATGCTTAAAGATTTGCTTTCGGAATTGTTGCGTGACGTATGGTCGTGGGATGCCCGTCGATGTATCACACATCAGCTTGATATCCGTGCCGGGAATTACGGTTTCTTTAAGCTGCAACTTCGTCTTCCCTTGGAGTAATGCTTGTATTTCGGCGTCGTCTTTTTGTGGTTTTGCGAGCTCTGCAAAATTTACTGCTTGCTGGACAGCCTGCGTCCTCGATAGTGTGTCTGCTACGATGTTATCCTTTCCCGCCACGTGTCTGATGTCGGTTGAATACTGCCCGATCAGCTCCAAGTGCCGTGTCTGCCGCGGTGAGCTCTGCAAAGGATCTTTTCGAAATGCATACACGAGCGGTTTGTGATCCGTGTAAATGATGAACTCCCTTCCTTCTAACCAGTGCCGGAAATGTTTGATTGCTGCGTATATCGCCAAGAGCTCTCGGTCGTACGGACTGTACTTCTGCTGCGCGGTGGTCAGCTTTTTGCTGAGGAACGCCACCGGTTGCTGTCTGAGTTTTCCATGCTGGTGGATTACTGCTCCGATTGCGAAATCTGAGGCGTCGGTTGTTAAGGAGAGTTCTGCTTTCGGGTCCGGATGTGCCAAGAGCGTTGCCCGTGCAAGGCTTTCTCTGCACGTTTCAAACGCTGCTTCTCGTTCTGCGCTCCATTCGATTAGTGTTTTCCCTGGTCTGTTCCCTTTTAGCGCGTCATTCAAAATTGCTTGGTCTATGGCCGCTCCCGGAATGAATCTCCTGTAGAAATTTAAGGTTCCGAGAAACTGCCGCAGCTGCTTGACGGTGATCGGTTTTGGAAATTTCCGAATGGCCTCGACTTTTTCCGGTAGTGGTTGCGTTCCTTCTGCTGAGACTTGGTAGCCCAAAAATGCTACGGTTTCTCTTCCGAACACGCATTTTGCTGGGTTTAGTTGTATTCCGTACTTGCTGAGTCTCTGGAACAAAGCTGTTAAGTGTGTTTTATGTTCGTCTACGTTGTGGGATGCTACCAGGATATCATCAATGTAGGCGTAGCAGAAATCGAGTCCGCGTATCACCTCATTGATGAATCTCTGGAACGTTTGCGCTGCGTTTCTCAAACCGAAAGGCATTTTGAGAAATTCGAACAGACCGAACGGTGTGGTGATTGCCGTTTTTGGCACGTCTTCAGCGTTTACTGGAATCTGGTTGTAAGCTCTAACCAGATCCAGtgtagagaaaattgttttcccgTGAAGAGCCTGTGTAAAGTCCTCGATATGCGGAATCGGGTATCTGTCCGGCACCGTTCGGTTGTTGAGCTTCCTGTAATCGCCGCATGGTCGCCACGTGCCACCTTTCTTCGGTGCCATATGCAATGGTGAGGCCCATGCGCTCTTGGACGGCGCGATTACTCCTTCTTGCAGTAAAAGATCGAATTGCTGCTTCGTTTCTTTTAGTTTCCCCGGCGCCAGTCTCCTCGGCCTGCATGCTTCCGGTGGTCCCGGTGTTGTCTCGATGTAATGCATCGTTGAGTGCGGCGCGGATTCCGTCTTTCCGGTTGGTCTAGTGAGCTGTGGAAATTCAGCCAATAAGGCGTGAAAAGCTGTTTCCTGCAGTAACGTCTTAATTGATGTTTGTCCGGTTCTGCTCTGCAGGCTGTTTGTGGCCAATCCCGTCGTAGCGTCCAAAAGTTTGCCTCTCCTTACATCCGGCAGGAGATGGAAGTGCCCGAGGAAATCGGAGCCGATGATTGGCTGTGTGACGTCAGCTACGATGAATTTCCATTGGAAGGCGCGCCTCAATCCGATGTTGAGCTGAAGCGCGATCCACCCGTAAGTGTGAATGACAGTTCCATTGGCTGCAAACAGGGCTTGCGTTACTCCGGACATCCGTCCGCGTACCATCGAGCGCGGGTAGACACTTATGTCTGATCCCGTGTCGATGAGGTACCGAACTTTCGTTTGTCGCTCGGTTATTACAAGGCGGCAAGGTTTCGGGTCCGGGCCGTCTGCCGCCATTGATTCCGGACCGTCTAGTTTTCCGTTTtgtccttcttcttctccttgtATGTACATGGCTCTGTACACTTTCTAGCCTTGCTGCCGAATCGCCGATGGAAAAAGCAAAACTCGCTGTCTTCTTCCGAATTTGATTTAGTCCGGCTGCGGCTGCGCGATCTGTGGCGCTGCTGTTTGTGGCGGTGCTCCTGCCGGCCCAATCGCGTGTTGAGTGCCGCGACTTGCTTAACCAATGCCTGTATCTGGTCCTCGAGCGAGCCGGTAGGTTTCGATTTCGTCTCCTTAGGCTTGTCCAATACTGCGACTGTTCGGCATGTAACTTCGTAAACGCGGTCGGCCTGTTCCGCCACGTCCTCGAGAAGATCGTCAGCTCGCGTCGCTAGAATAATCTGCATCTGGGCCGGTAAACGCCCCAGCCATAGCGTGCGCAGGAGTTGATCGGGCACGGCGTTGCCCGCGAGCGTCCTTAGATGGCGCAGGAACTGCGATGGCTTTCGGTCGCCTAGTTCCTCTCGCTCCAGTAATTGGCGGATGCGGTGTTCCTGCGAGTCGCTCAGCCTTTGGATGAGTGCCCTTTTTACGGCTTCGTATTTCCCGCATGTCGGAGGATTCGTTATCACGTCTTTGATTTCCTTGATGTATTTCGTCTCGATTTGCGAGATTGCGTATGCGTATTTGGTTGAATCCGACGTGACGGCGCTCAGCAGGAACTGGCTCTCTAATTGGGCGAACCATAATTCTGGTTCCTCCGGCCAAAAAGGTGGTACTCGCACCGATACTCTGCCGATTTGTGCTGCGTCGGCGCCTGGCATATCGCCGGCCTTCTCTGATTGGCTCATTTGCTTTAACCAGTCGTCGGGGTCACCAGTTTATAGGCGTATTGCCTaatggattgtgttcgacttggttgaaattatgaaaccaatttcttagaaaaatataatttatttttcctcgtcagagaagtagagtaaatgtacaagttttgtttgatttgattgattgcgccagaggcgctCTCTCGGCAAAAGTGTAAGGCCGAgagtcaaaagaaaaattgacgggcgcggtaagaaattaccggccgcgtcttagtgtgttgaacgggtcctaaaaaggacggttcaattgagttagctcgttgcagcccctttcccggcgtcggtggaactccgttcgggaagtggtcttccgtctgacaactgctctctgagcaggctctgagCGGTGAAGTCTGTACTGCTACGGAACGAGTCTCTGAGGTGCTGGTGGTagcaaccgtctcggctctcggaattgcggattgctccgtgtaccgaggagagagaggtctccgaattcggatgtcgccttgtgtaagagtgtcccttggtggtcgagtcaaccggacgcagaactctagtggaattaatttccaaactagagactgaggaggtgacggcgaaagtggagtatccgcgggccgcttggttgaaatgtgcggccgatgctgggactctgttttctttttacgcgccttgcgaggcagcgtgaggaaaactgcgagactatgtgtctctggttagattctgccgaggcagagtacgactcagttcaagggccctggagagagctcgccttgaagcgagtgagtgagtaaagatctgcggagcagctcttttatatcccttcgatcgaagcttgatcgcgagaaagctcttcaccgcctgcgcaacctggcggtgtcTCCGCAAGCT
The nucleotide sequence above comes from Linepithema humile isolate Giens D197 chromosome 4, Lhum_UNIL_v1.0, whole genome shotgun sequence. Encoded proteins:
- the LOC136999298 gene encoding uncharacterized protein yields the protein MSQSEKAGDMPGADAAQIGRVSVRVPPFWPEEPELWFAQLESQFLLSAVTSDSTKYAYAISQIETKYIKEIKDVITNPPTCGKYEAVKRALIQRLSDSQEHRIRQLLEREELGDRKPSQFLRHLRTLAGNAVPDQLLRTLWLGRLPAQMQIILATRADDLLEDVAEQADRVYEVTCRTVAVLDKPKETKSKPTGSLEDQIQALVKQVAALNTRLGRQEHRHKQQRHRSRSRSRTKSNSEEDSEFCFFHRRFGSKARKCTEPCTYKEKKKDKTEN